From Vicinamibacterales bacterium, a single genomic window includes:
- a CDS encoding glycosyltransferase family 2 protein, whose protein sequence is MGIRPNPRVVVIVPCLNEESTVGGVIDAFRLALPDAEVFVIDNGSDDGTAAVADRHGATVLRESRRGKGNAVRRAFREIDADIYVLVDGDATYPAERVRDVIAPVLDDRADVVVGARLDADSRSEFRTVNRFGNRLLLRVVNTVFAAHITDLLSGYRVMTREFVRQVPVLSVGFEVETELSILALERGFRTVEVPIRLASRPEGSRSKIRIWRDGFRILNAILTLFRDYRPLTFFGTLGVLSMLTGLAPGIAVTIEFVERGTVRIPTAVLATGLEIVGFTFALTGIVLGALSRRFRELDCRLDRIQSATEPSGGLANDGRDRSS, encoded by the coding sequence ATGGGCATCCGTCCCAACCCGCGCGTGGTCGTGATCGTTCCCTGCCTCAATGAGGAGTCGACCGTTGGCGGCGTCATCGACGCCTTCCGGCTGGCGCTGCCCGACGCGGAGGTGTTCGTCATCGACAACGGGTCGGACGATGGAACGGCGGCGGTTGCGGACCGGCACGGCGCCACCGTGCTCCGTGAGAGCCGCCGCGGCAAGGGCAACGCCGTTCGGCGGGCGTTCCGCGAGATCGACGCCGACATCTACGTGCTGGTGGACGGCGATGCAACCTATCCGGCCGAGCGCGTCCGTGACGTGATCGCCCCCGTGCTCGACGATCGGGCGGACGTCGTGGTCGGCGCGCGGCTCGACGCCGACTCCCGCAGCGAATTTCGGACGGTCAATCGGTTCGGAAACCGCCTCCTCCTGAGGGTGGTCAATACGGTGTTCGCCGCCCATATCACCGACCTGCTGTCGGGCTACCGCGTCATGACGCGTGAGTTCGTACGGCAGGTGCCGGTGCTCTCCGTCGGATTCGAGGTGGAGACCGAACTGAGCATCCTCGCCTTGGAGAGAGGGTTCCGCACAGTCGAGGTCCCGATTCGGCTGGCGTCGAGGCCGGAGGGAAGCAGATCGAAGATCCGGATCTGGCGAGACGGCTTCCGCATCCTGAACGCGATCTTGACGCTCTTCAGGGACTACCGGCCGCTGACGTTTTTCGGCACGCTCGGGGTGCTGTCGATGCTGACGGGGCTTGCGCCGGGCATCGCCGTAACGATCGAATTCGTCGAACGCGGCACCGTTCGCATTCCCACCGCGGTGCTCGCGACGGGCCTCGAAATCGTCGGCTTCACCTTCGCACTGACCGGTATCGTGCTGGGTGCACTCAGCCGACGGTTCCGCGAGCTCGACTGCCGGCTCGACCGCATTCAGTCGGCGACCGAACCGTCCGGCGGCCTCGCCAACGACGGCAGGGATCGTTCGTCGTGA
- a CDS encoding type II secretion system protein — protein MMNSTRRPDGFTLIELMMVVSIIALLAAIAFPKLGQARLAGNESSTIGSIRTINSGQQVFWSSCGYGMYSPSLENLAAPVAGAPGYVSMDLGGPPPVVKSGYELEMSSDFPPGTAFSCNGGGVVISYHVTADPRPGQGVRFFASNTTGAIYQSTETMYSVTPDAAPPAAPAIPLSSAR, from the coding sequence ATGATGAACAGCACCCGACGCCCCGACGGCTTCACGCTGATCGAATTGATGATGGTGGTGTCGATCATCGCGTTGCTGGCCGCTATCGCCTTTCCCAAGCTGGGGCAGGCGCGGCTGGCCGGCAATGAGTCCTCGACCATCGGGTCGATCCGCACCATCAACAGCGGCCAGCAAGTGTTCTGGAGTAGCTGCGGGTACGGGATGTACTCGCCCTCGCTCGAGAATCTCGCCGCACCGGTGGCAGGCGCGCCAGGATATGTGAGCATGGACCTCGGCGGTCCGCCGCCGGTGGTGAAGAGCGGGTACGAACTCGAAATGTCGAGCGATTTCCCGCCCGGGACGGCGTTCAGCTGCAACGGGGGCGGCGTCGTGATCAGCTATCACGTAACCGCCGACCCGCGCCCGGGCCAGGGCGTTCGGTTCTTCGCGTCGAATACGACAGGTGCGATCTATCAGTCCACCGAGACGATGTACAGCGTGACGCCCGACGCGGCGCCGCCGGCCGCGCCGGCGATCCCGCTGTCTTCGGCGCGTTGA
- a CDS encoding vitamin K epoxide reductase family protein yields the protein MSPLARRLVWVLALVGLGASLTSLYVHYQMLTHPGYTSFCDINQTFSCQQAYLSRYGTFLGVPVALLGAIWFGAVFVMAFAAAAGPERLRESVPAYLFVWCTIGLAVILYLGYAAFFLLNAVCVMCLTTYAAVIGLFIVSGLVNAMPPMMSLPRRVFGDLRSLSSRPAVLLVVLLFSAGAVSALAFFPREEALKALGARQVAQQAQQPATADQRSEFERYYESLPRTTIPVPSDGAAVVIVKFTDMQCPSCGQSFFANRPILSKYQSQYPGAVKYVVKDYPLQPDCNSNVPRPIHSAACEAAAAVRMARAGSKGDVLEEWFYSHQPQMSPASVREAAVAVGGVQDFDQQYPRVVEQIKADVGLGRLLNVRSTPTFFINGVKIEAPTPQMFDMAIALELKKAGRIK from the coding sequence ATGTCTCCTCTCGCCCGTCGTCTCGTGTGGGTGCTCGCGCTCGTGGGGCTTGGTGCGTCTCTCACGTCGCTGTACGTGCACTACCAGATGCTGACGCATCCAGGGTACACGAGCTTTTGCGACATCAATCAGACCTTCAGCTGTCAGCAGGCGTATCTCAGCCGGTACGGCACCTTCCTGGGCGTGCCGGTCGCGCTTCTCGGCGCGATCTGGTTCGGTGCGGTCTTCGTGATGGCGTTCGCAGCCGCGGCGGGCCCCGAGCGGCTTCGGGAGAGCGTGCCGGCCTACCTGTTCGTCTGGTGCACGATCGGCCTCGCCGTGATCCTGTATCTCGGCTACGCCGCGTTCTTCCTGCTCAATGCGGTGTGCGTCATGTGCCTGACCACGTATGCCGCAGTCATTGGGCTGTTCATCGTGTCGGGCCTTGTGAATGCCATGCCACCTATGATGAGTCTGCCCCGGCGCGTCTTCGGTGATCTGCGGTCGCTGTCCAGCCGCCCAGCCGTCCTGCTCGTCGTCCTGCTGTTCTCGGCGGGCGCGGTGTCGGCCCTCGCGTTCTTCCCGCGCGAAGAGGCGCTCAAGGCCCTGGGCGCCCGGCAGGTGGCGCAGCAGGCCCAGCAGCCAGCCACGGCCGACCAGCGTAGCGAGTTCGAGCGCTACTACGAGTCGCTGCCGAGGACCACCATCCCGGTTCCGAGCGACGGTGCGGCGGTGGTCATCGTGAAGTTCACCGACATGCAGTGTCCCTCGTGTGGTCAGTCGTTCTTCGCCAACCGCCCCATCCTGTCGAAATACCAGTCGCAGTATCCCGGCGCGGTGAAGTACGTGGTGAAGGACTACCCGTTGCAGCCGGACTGCAACTCCAACGTGCCGCGGCCGATCCATTCGGCTGCGTGCGAGGCGGCGGCGGCCGTCCGGATGGCCCGGGCGGGCAGCAAGGGCGACGTGCTCGAGGAGTGGTTCTATTCGCACCAGCCGCAGATGAGCCCGGCTTCCGTGCGCGAGGCGGCGGTGGCGGTGGGCGGAGTGCAGGATTTCGACCAGCAGTATCCGCGTGTGGTCGAGCAGATCAAGGCCGACGTGGGGCTCGGGCGGCTGCTCAACGTTCGTTCGACGCCGACCTTCTTCATCAACGGTGTGAAGATCGAGGCGCCGACGCCCCAGATGTTCGACATGGCAATCGCGCTCGAGTTGAAGAAGGCCGGACGAATCAAGTAA
- a CDS encoding ABC transporter ATP-binding protein: MFAIETDNLTKDYALGFWRKRPYRALDHLTLGIEPGEIFGFLGPNGAGKTTTLKLLLQLVFPTAGRASILGRPVGDVAVRRRIGYLPENPYFYDHLTAEELLVYFGRLFGLPASERGPRAARLLDLVGLGAERRLQMRRYSKGMLQRVGLAQALLNDPAVVFLDEPMSGLDPIGRRMVRELILSLRDRGTTVFFSSHILGDAETLCSRVAIVAGGRLVSAGRLTEILAFEVKGWELVADRLDAPIRERLQRMATKTTWIAEGRGAFELPPSLMPESLVSDVTQAGGVVVSLNPVRETLEDFFVRQVAAHGNQRVVL, encoded by the coding sequence GTGTTCGCCATTGAAACCGACAACCTGACGAAGGACTACGCGCTCGGCTTCTGGCGCAAGCGTCCGTACCGCGCGCTCGACCACCTGACACTCGGGATCGAGCCTGGCGAGATCTTCGGCTTCCTCGGCCCGAACGGAGCCGGCAAGACCACCACGCTGAAACTGCTGCTGCAGTTGGTGTTTCCCACCGCTGGCCGCGCGAGCATCCTCGGACGCCCTGTCGGTGACGTGGCGGTCCGCCGCCGGATTGGATACCTCCCGGAGAATCCGTACTTCTACGACCACCTCACCGCCGAGGAACTGCTGGTGTACTTCGGCCGGCTGTTCGGCCTGCCCGCGTCGGAGCGCGGGCCCCGCGCCGCGCGCCTCCTCGATCTCGTTGGCCTCGGGGCCGAGCGGCGCCTGCAGATGCGCCGGTACTCCAAGGGGATGTTGCAGCGGGTCGGCCTCGCGCAAGCGCTGCTGAACGACCCGGCGGTCGTCTTCCTCGACGAGCCGATGTCGGGCCTCGACCCGATCGGCCGGCGGATGGTCCGCGAGCTCATCCTCTCCCTGCGCGACCGCGGAACGACCGTGTTCTTCAGCTCGCACATCCTGGGGGATGCGGAAACCTTGTGCAGCCGCGTCGCGATCGTCGCGGGCGGCAGGCTCGTCTCGGCCGGCCGGCTCACCGAGATCCTCGCCTTCGAGGTGAAGGGGTGGGAACTGGTGGCCGATCGCCTCGACGCGCCGATCAGGGAACGCCTGCAGCGCATGGCGACCAAGACCACGTGGATCGCCGAGGGGCGCGGGGCATTCGAGCTGCCGCCGTCGCTCATGCCGGAGTCCCTCGTGTCCGACGTCACGCAGGCCGGTGGCGTCGTGGTCTCGCTCAACCCGGTTCGCGAGACGCTCGAGGACTTCTTCGTGCGCCAGGTGGCGGCGCACGGGAACCAGCGGGTGGTGCTCTGA
- a CDS encoding ABC transporter permease subunit — protein sequence MVLSAIALSVFRESVRDKVFYNLLLFAVLLVGASFLMGQMTAGQDVKIIKDLGLAATSLFGLFIAVFVGIGLVWKEVERRSVYSLIAKPIRRPELVLGKYLGLALTLLCNVVVMAAVLYALLAYMNWAASEGLRRSWEAPAVDPALLKVFLLIYAQLLLVTAIALFFSTFSGPMVAAVLTFGLYVIGHFNADLKHFDAVLTSQPLVWLLRVMYYVLPNLAPFDIKAPVVHGQAVAGGYIAMTLAYAGVYIAVLLVGGAIIFSRRDLK from the coding sequence ATGGTGCTTTCTGCCATCGCGCTGAGCGTGTTTCGGGAGTCGGTCCGGGACAAGGTGTTCTACAACCTGCTGCTGTTCGCCGTCCTGCTGGTGGGCGCCTCGTTCCTGATGGGGCAGATGACGGCCGGCCAGGACGTGAAGATCATCAAGGATCTCGGCCTCGCGGCGACGTCGCTGTTCGGCTTGTTCATTGCGGTATTCGTCGGCATCGGCCTGGTCTGGAAGGAAGTCGAGCGGCGGAGCGTCTACAGCCTGATTGCCAAGCCGATTCGCCGGCCGGAGCTGGTCCTGGGGAAGTACCTGGGGCTGGCGCTCACGCTGTTGTGCAACGTGGTCGTGATGGCGGCCGTGCTCTACGCGCTGCTCGCGTACATGAACTGGGCGGCGAGCGAGGGCCTGCGCCGGTCGTGGGAGGCGCCGGCGGTCGATCCGGCGCTGCTGAAGGTCTTCCTGCTGATTTACGCGCAGTTGCTGCTCGTCACGGCTATCGCGCTCTTCTTCTCGACCTTCTCGGGCCCGATGGTCGCCGCGGTGCTGACCTTCGGGCTGTACGTGATTGGCCATTTCAACGCCGACCTGAAACACTTCGACGCGGTGCTCACCTCCCAGCCGCTCGTGTGGCTCCTGCGGGTGATGTACTACGTGCTGCCGAACCTCGCGCCGTTCGACATCAAGGCGCCGGTGGTGCACGGCCAGGCGGTGGCGGGCGGATACATCGCGATGACGCTCGCGTACGCCGGCGTCTACATCGCGGTGCTGCTCGTGGGCGGCGCCATCATCTTCTCGAGGCGGGACCTGAAGTGA